In one window of Synechococcus sp. M16CYN DNA:
- the pyk gene encoding pyruvate kinase gives MGQFDLDRRTKIVATIGPATDSSERIKELVRAGATTFRLNFSHGDHSDHAKRIATIRQVSKELEQTIGILQDLQGPKIRLGRFANGPITLADGDSFSLTSRPVDCNQTIATVTYAKLADEVTAGSRILLDDGRVEMKVKSVDQTQQTLHCSVTVGGTLSNNKGVNFPDVQLSVRALTDKDKEDLAFGLSQGVDWVALSFVRNPSDMEEIRGLIKQHGYETPVVAKIEKFEAIDQIDAILPLCDGVMVARGDLGVEMPAEEVPLLQKELIRKSNSLGIPIITATQMLDSMASSPRPTRAEVSDVANAILDGTDAVMLSNETAVGDFPVEAVQTMATIARRIEKDYPQRSIDSNLPSTIPNSLSSAVSTIASQLNASAIIPLTKSGATAHNVSKFRPAAPILAVAPDRAVACRLQLVWGVTPLVVPEEEDTTTTFVAAMRKAEDLKLLKVGDLVVQTAGTHCGVSGSTNLVKVGIVGSDDTGDFF, from the coding sequence ATGGGCCAGTTCGATTTAGACCGCCGGACCAAAATAGTGGCCACGATCGGGCCCGCAACGGATAGTAGTGAGCGGATCAAGGAGCTTGTTAGGGCTGGGGCTACAACGTTCCGGTTGAACTTTTCCCATGGCGACCACAGCGATCACGCCAAGCGAATCGCCACTATTCGACAAGTTTCCAAGGAGCTTGAACAGACTATCGGCATTCTCCAAGATCTCCAGGGACCGAAGATTCGGCTCGGTCGTTTTGCAAACGGCCCGATCACTCTTGCTGACGGCGATTCTTTCTCGCTTACCTCACGTCCGGTGGACTGCAACCAGACTATCGCCACGGTGACTTACGCCAAACTAGCCGACGAAGTCACGGCAGGCAGTCGCATCCTTCTAGACGACGGCAGGGTAGAGATGAAAGTCAAGAGCGTGGATCAAACGCAGCAAACACTTCATTGCAGTGTCACAGTTGGTGGTACTCTCTCTAACAACAAGGGCGTCAACTTCCCCGACGTACAGCTTTCCGTTCGAGCGCTGACTGACAAAGATAAAGAAGATCTAGCTTTTGGTCTGAGTCAAGGCGTCGATTGGGTTGCGCTTAGTTTTGTGCGTAATCCTTCCGATATGGAAGAAATTCGAGGTTTAATCAAGCAACACGGTTACGAAACGCCTGTAGTGGCCAAGATCGAAAAATTCGAGGCCATTGATCAAATCGACGCCATTCTTCCGCTTTGCGACGGAGTAATGGTGGCGCGTGGTGATCTCGGTGTGGAGATGCCTGCGGAAGAAGTCCCCTTGTTGCAAAAAGAACTGATACGCAAGTCCAACAGTCTTGGTATCCCGATCATTACAGCAACCCAGATGCTCGATTCAATGGCGTCTAGTCCGCGTCCAACCCGGGCTGAAGTGAGTGACGTTGCCAACGCCATCCTCGATGGTACCGATGCAGTTATGCTTTCCAACGAAACGGCGGTTGGCGACTTCCCTGTAGAAGCCGTACAAACCATGGCCACGATCGCTCGAAGGATCGAGAAGGATTACCCTCAGCGGTCTATCGACAGCAACCTACCCAGCACCATACCGAACTCTCTTAGCAGTGCGGTTAGTACCATTGCCAGCCAATTGAATGCGTCTGCCATTATTCCGCTTACCAAGAGCGGAGCGACAGCGCACAATGTCAGTAAATTCCGTCCTGCTGCTCCGATTTTGGCAGTTGCTCCCGATAGGGCTGTGGCGTGCCGTCTTCAGCTCGTCTGGGGTGTTACGCCGCTTGTAGTTCCCGAAGAGGAGGATACGACAACTACCTTTGTTGCTGCCATGCGCAAAGCCGAGGATCTTAAGCTTTTGAAGGTGGGAGATCTTGTGGTTCAAACCGCAGGAACTCATTGCGGCGTTTCAGGCTCCACCAATTTGGTAAAAGTGGGAATCGTGGGTTCAGACGACACCGGTGACTTTTTTTAG
- a CDS encoding YggT family protein has protein sequence MESFLVTLLQVLAQTLQVYSLVLIVRVLLSWFPNLDWGNPVLSSVSAITDPYLNAFRGLIPQLGGIDLSALLAFLALNLLQNLVAQSINAFYISGSNW, from the coding sequence ATGGAATCGTTTCTTGTCACGTTATTGCAAGTGCTCGCTCAAACCTTACAAGTCTATTCGCTCGTGCTAATCGTCCGTGTGCTGTTGAGCTGGTTTCCCAATTTGGATTGGGGAAACCCAGTTCTCAGTAGTGTAAGCGCCATCACCGATCCTTATCTTAATGCTTTTCGCGGATTAATTCCTCAGCTAGGTGGAATTGATCTTTCTGCTCTCCTAGCTTTTCTTGCTCTAAACCTTCTTCAAAACCTGGTTGCCCAATCTATCAACGCCTTCTACATTTCAGGGAGTAACTGGTAA
- the scpB gene encoding SMC-Scp complex subunit ScpB encodes MLSLSLTARLEAILYLKGRPLSINELAELSQTDHKEVEKALTNLTVSYAQRETAFEIIKQNDRFGLQIHAGLADLAKDLLPVKLSTATVRTLAVIALKGSVLQSDLVDIRGSGAYDHIKELLAQELIERRKQEGGRSYWITPTEKFHHTFSVLPGPDSTDPARAA; translated from the coding sequence ATGTTGTCCTTATCTCTAACTGCTCGCCTAGAAGCAATTCTTTATCTCAAAGGCCGCCCTCTAAGTATTAATGAACTAGCTGAGTTATCTCAAACTGACCACAAAGAAGTGGAAAAAGCTCTTACTAACCTCACAGTATCTTATGCCCAGAGAGAGACAGCATTCGAAATTATTAAACAGAATGATCGTTTTGGACTGCAAATACATGCAGGACTTGCAGACTTAGCGAAGGACTTACTGCCGGTGAAACTTTCAACAGCAACCGTGAGAACCCTAGCCGTCATCGCTTTGAAAGGATCGGTTCTTCAATCAGACCTTGTTGATATTCGAGGATCGGGAGCCTACGACCACATTAAAGAATTGCTCGCGCAAGAGTTAATTGAACGTCGAAAACAAGAGGGTGGTCGATCGTACTGGATTACCCCTACGGAAAAATTTCACCACACGTTCTCTGTACTACCCGGGCCGGACTCTACCGATCCGGCAAGAGCTGCATAA
- the ilvA gene encoding threonine ammonia-lyase, biosynthetic: MTDYLQRILRARVYDIARETPLDPAPNLSRRLNNKIWLKREDLQPAFSFKLRGAYNRMVQLSKADLRRGVIASSAGNHGQGVALSARRLGCRAVIVMPKTTPEVKVRAVRDLGGEVVLHGETYDECSAKAQKRCKAEGFTYIHPFDDPEVIAGQGTIGMEIMRQSKEPPDAIYVAVGGGGLIAGISVYVKQLWPETQVVGVEPVDADAMTQSLHRGHRIELAQVGLFADGVAVRKVGEHTFELAQRYVDRMVIVDTDAICAAIKDVFEDTRSILEPAGALAIAGLKKDIADQNIQGKRLVGVACGANMNFERLRFIAERAELGEKREAMLAVEIPETAGSLRVLCERLHGRSFTEFSYRMTEGCRAQIFVGVRVNDEHDRVALVQELLNCGFPCLDLSDNELAKVHLRHMVGGRLPAQARRACAGDCNELVYRFEFPERPGALMNFVNAFRPNWSISIFHYRNHGADVGRIVIGVLIPKAEMDCWSHFLNDLGYLFWEENDNPAYSLFL; this comes from the coding sequence ATGACCGATTACCTGCAGCGGATCCTCCGTGCCCGCGTTTATGACATCGCTCGCGAAACACCCCTTGACCCAGCTCCGAACCTCAGTCGACGGTTGAACAACAAAATCTGGCTGAAACGAGAGGATTTACAACCAGCGTTTTCATTCAAGCTGCGAGGTGCTTACAACCGCATGGTGCAGCTTTCTAAGGCAGATCTCAGACGCGGTGTCATCGCTTCCAGTGCTGGGAATCATGGTCAGGGGGTTGCGCTTAGCGCACGTCGGCTTGGCTGTCGTGCAGTGATCGTGATGCCAAAAACAACTCCCGAAGTCAAGGTGCGCGCCGTGCGTGATCTTGGTGGTGAAGTAGTTCTTCACGGCGAGACTTACGACGAGTGCTCTGCAAAAGCTCAAAAACGCTGTAAAGCAGAGGGATTTACTTACATCCATCCATTTGATGACCCTGAGGTCATCGCCGGGCAGGGAACGATAGGAATGGAGATCATGCGACAAAGCAAAGAGCCACCAGATGCAATTTATGTCGCTGTAGGAGGAGGAGGTTTGATTGCGGGGATTTCAGTTTATGTAAAACAACTTTGGCCTGAAACACAGGTTGTTGGAGTGGAACCTGTCGATGCCGATGCAATGACGCAGTCATTGCATCGTGGACATCGGATCGAATTAGCTCAAGTAGGCTTATTTGCCGATGGCGTTGCAGTACGGAAGGTAGGAGAACACACCTTTGAGTTAGCGCAACGCTATGTGGATCGCATGGTCATCGTCGATACGGATGCTATTTGTGCAGCGATTAAAGATGTGTTTGAAGACACTCGTTCCATTCTCGAGCCGGCCGGTGCGCTTGCCATAGCTGGCCTGAAAAAAGACATAGCAGATCAAAACATCCAAGGAAAACGTCTTGTTGGGGTGGCATGTGGAGCAAATATGAATTTCGAACGTCTGCGATTTATTGCAGAACGGGCCGAACTAGGTGAAAAACGTGAAGCAATGCTGGCGGTTGAAATACCTGAAACTGCTGGAAGTCTTCGGGTACTTTGTGAACGACTACATGGACGAAGTTTTACGGAATTTAGCTATCGCATGACGGAGGGATGTCGTGCTCAGATCTTTGTTGGTGTTCGGGTTAACGATGAACATGATCGAGTCGCACTTGTTCAAGAGCTCTTAAATTGTGGCTTCCCCTGTCTTGATCTTAGTGACAATGAATTAGCGAAAGTTCACCTTCGCCACATGGTCGGAGGTCGTCTTCCCGCACAGGCCCGTCGGGCCTGTGCGGGAGATTGCAACGAGCTAGTCTACCGTTTCGAATTTCCAGAACGGCCCGGTGCTCTCATGAATTTTGTTAACGCATTCCGTCCTAACTGGAGTATCAGCATTTTTCATTATCGAAACCATGGTGCTGATGTAGGTCGAATAGTGATAGGGGTACTGATCCCAAAAGCCGAGATGGATTGTTGGAGTCACTTTCTTAATGATTTAGGCTATCTCTTTTGGGAAGAAAACGATAATCCTGCCTATAGCCTTTTTCTCTAA
- the dxs gene encoding 1-deoxy-D-xylulose-5-phosphate synthase encodes MHLGDLKHPNELRGLSLAALEDVALQIRERHLSVVSTSGGHLGPGLGVVELTLALYQTLDLDRDRVVWDVGHQAYPHKLITGRFNSFSSLRQRQGVAGYLKRCESRFDHFGAGHASTSISAALGMAFARDNRGESFRCVAVIGDGALTGGMALEAINHAGHLPNTPFLVVLNDNDMSISPPVGALSNVLNRARLSPPMQFLSGSVEESVRYLPFIGGELPAELNRLKGSVRRLAVPKVGAVFEELGFTYMGPIDGHDIPEMIRTFQAAHREKGPVLVHVVTKKGKGYPYAEADQVGYHAQSAFDLNTGKAIPSNKPKPLSYSKVFGQTLVKLCEQNSRVVGITAAMATGTGLDLLQKALPSQYVDVGIAEQHAVTLAAGMACEGLRPVVAIYSTFLQRAFDQLIHDVGIQKLPVTFVLDRAGIVGADGPTHQGQYDISYLRAVPNFTVMAPKDEGELQKMLVTCLNHDGPTALRIPRGAGEGVPLMEEGWGALPIGRGELLRQGNDLVIVAYGSMVIPAMATAVLLEEVGLSASVINARFLRPLDQALIHPLARRIQRVVTMEEGTLSGGFGAAVLESLNDHDINVPVLRIGIPDQLVDHATPQQSKEALGLTPKQIAIKIQQRFANSDDLHTSTPAKVVY; translated from the coding sequence ATGCACCTCGGAGATCTCAAGCATCCGAACGAGTTGCGCGGCCTCAGTCTTGCTGCACTCGAAGACGTAGCGCTTCAAATTAGAGAGCGCCACCTAAGTGTGGTGTCTACCAGCGGTGGTCACCTCGGTCCTGGGCTTGGAGTTGTGGAACTCACCCTTGCTCTTTACCAAACTTTGGACCTCGATCGGGATAGGGTGGTTTGGGATGTTGGCCACCAGGCATATCCCCACAAGTTGATCACTGGTCGTTTTAACAGCTTTAGTTCCTTACGCCAGCGACAGGGAGTTGCCGGTTACTTGAAACGGTGTGAAAGCCGATTTGATCATTTTGGTGCCGGTCATGCCAGCACCTCAATCTCAGCCGCATTGGGAATGGCTTTTGCCCGAGATAACCGTGGCGAGAGTTTTAGATGTGTAGCTGTAATAGGTGATGGTGCTCTTACAGGTGGTATGGCTCTCGAGGCAATTAACCACGCCGGCCACCTCCCCAACACTCCGTTTTTGGTAGTTCTGAATGATAATGACATGTCAATATCACCTCCGGTAGGTGCTTTATCGAACGTGTTGAATCGGGCAAGGCTCAGCCCTCCGATGCAATTCCTCTCGGGGAGTGTTGAAGAAAGTGTTCGTTATCTCCCATTCATAGGAGGAGAACTTCCCGCGGAGCTTAACCGTCTCAAAGGCAGCGTACGTCGCTTAGCGGTGCCCAAAGTTGGTGCTGTTTTTGAAGAGCTCGGCTTTACTTATATGGGACCGATTGATGGTCACGATATCCCCGAGATGATACGAACCTTCCAGGCTGCTCACCGTGAAAAGGGGCCTGTTTTAGTGCATGTTGTTACTAAGAAGGGTAAGGGCTATCCCTACGCTGAAGCTGACCAGGTGGGTTATCACGCTCAATCAGCCTTTGACCTCAATACCGGCAAAGCCATTCCATCAAATAAACCGAAGCCCCTTAGTTACAGCAAAGTTTTTGGTCAAACTCTGGTCAAGCTTTGCGAGCAAAACAGCCGTGTGGTGGGCATCACCGCCGCCATGGCAACTGGAACCGGTCTCGATCTGCTCCAAAAGGCATTACCAAGTCAATATGTTGATGTCGGCATTGCCGAGCAGCACGCTGTCACACTTGCTGCAGGCATGGCCTGTGAAGGTCTTCGCCCTGTTGTTGCAATATACAGTACCTTTTTACAGCGGGCTTTTGACCAGCTAATTCATGACGTCGGAATTCAAAAGCTACCAGTAACATTCGTTCTTGACCGAGCCGGTATTGTTGGCGCCGACGGACCAACCCACCAGGGCCAGTATGACATCAGCTATTTGCGGGCCGTCCCCAATTTCACCGTAATGGCTCCAAAGGATGAAGGAGAGCTTCAAAAAATGTTAGTAACCTGTCTAAACCATGATGGTCCAACTGCCTTGCGGATTCCACGTGGTGCTGGAGAAGGAGTCCCATTAATGGAAGAAGGTTGGGGCGCTCTTCCTATTGGTCGCGGTGAATTGCTGCGACAAGGAAATGACTTGGTGATCGTGGCCTATGGCTCCATGGTAATTCCAGCCATGGCTACTGCGGTTCTTTTGGAAGAGGTGGGATTATCTGCCTCTGTCATTAATGCACGCTTCCTTCGGCCTCTTGACCAGGCTTTAATTCATCCCCTAGCACGTCGGATACAGCGTGTTGTAACCATGGAGGAAGGCACGCTTTCAGGTGGTTTTGGCGCTGCAGTGCTCGAATCACTCAATGACCATGACATTAACGTCCCTGTTTTAAGGATTGGTATTCCCGATCAGCTGGTCGATCATGCTACGCCACAGCAGAGTAAAGAAGCTCTCGGCCTGACTCCTAAACAGATAGCCATAAAAATTCAACAACGTTTTGCCAATTCTGACGATCTGCATACGTCGACCCCAGCAAAAGTAGTCTACTAG
- the psaK gene encoding photosystem I reaction center subunit PsaK produces MLTCFFAMTPATLTWSPKVALVMIVCNVIAIGIGKATIKQPNVGAQLPSPAFFGGMSHAALLGTTSLGHIIGIGAIQGLAARGVL; encoded by the coding sequence ATGTTGACTTGCTTCTTCGCGATGACACCGGCCACTTTGACTTGGTCTCCGAAGGTTGCTTTGGTGATGATAGTGTGCAACGTGATCGCTATCGGCATTGGTAAGGCGACTATTAAGCAGCCCAATGTTGGTGCTCAACTCCCTAGCCCTGCATTTTTTGGTGGTATGAGTCACGCTGCGCTTCTTGGTACGACAAGTCTCGGACACATTATCGGCATTGGAGCTATCCAGGGCTTAGCGGCTCGCGGTGTGCTCTGA
- a CDS encoding DUF3593 domain-containing protein: MRFDPAPVFAVSLIPYFFFLYWLRKSKALPILAQRGFQLTLLFVAVTIAAAIVASSCCNAQLVDIDVLHGGAEAFLTLANTVLVIGLLADHQQKE, from the coding sequence ATGAGGTTTGACCCAGCTCCAGTTTTTGCTGTTTCTCTAATTCCTTATTTTTTCTTTCTCTATTGGCTGCGCAAAAGCAAAGCACTTCCTATTCTAGCACAACGAGGTTTCCAACTCACGCTGCTGTTCGTAGCAGTCACTATTGCTGCCGCAATCGTGGCTTCGAGCTGTTGTAACGCGCAACTTGTCGACATTGATGTCCTGCACGGAGGGGCTGAGGCTTTTCTCACTCTTGCAAACACTGTTTTAGTAATTGGGCTGTTGGCTGACCATCAACAGAAAGAATGA
- a CDS encoding DUF2499 domain-containing protein, with the protein MHSLSLGTWWIHIASVIEWSLAIILMQRRGLKGMALAMLPALVSATAACTWHLFDNAESLRSLVTLQAWATLVGNCTLALAARQLLPTKVT; encoded by the coding sequence ATGCATTCCTTATCTCTCGGTACCTGGTGGATACATATAGCGTCGGTGATCGAGTGGTCCCTGGCCATTATTTTGATGCAGCGTCGCGGCTTAAAGGGTATGGCTCTGGCAATGCTACCGGCCTTGGTCAGCGCGACCGCTGCCTGTACTTGGCACTTATTCGACAATGCCGAATCACTGCGAAGCTTGGTTACCTTGCAAGCCTGGGCTACGCTGGTCGGCAACTGTACGCTAGCTCTCGCCGCCCGGCAACTGCTACCTACAAAGGTGACTTAA
- the csaB gene encoding polysaccharide pyruvyl transferase CsaB, with product MSRSTAPVLLLCGYYGEHNLGDDALLQVLLQSLPKHASLKITAHDQDEVQLLAPQAHIIRRRSLWDMLTAALEADILILGGGSLLQDGTSFHSLLYYLALITLTRLRRRRVLLWGQGLGPLHRALSRWLVHGALSFCTAASWRDPGSFELARRWAPNLPMRMAADPVWQMPSQDWVGGGAIILSWRLSDLLDAIRWRTLLQALDGLASRLETSVCWMAFHRDQDSSLLKRLVQRQLVPHRLLARSTTMIPRSPNAVFELVKTARLVLPMRLHALILARLSGCPMIALSYDPKVESAAALAKVPCIRLDELPSVESLVVQWEKEVDREVEQHVIDQIRFNASAHNDILAQWV from the coding sequence ATGTCCCGATCCACGGCTCCCGTGCTGCTGCTGTGCGGGTACTACGGCGAACACAACCTTGGAGACGACGCTCTACTGCAGGTATTGCTGCAGTCGTTGCCCAAACATGCCTCCCTAAAGATCACAGCCCACGATCAAGATGAGGTGCAGTTGCTTGCACCGCAAGCCCATATCATTAGGCGTCGTTCTCTTTGGGATATGCTGACGGCGGCGCTTGAAGCGGATATACTGATCCTTGGAGGTGGAAGTTTGCTCCAAGACGGTACCAGCTTTCATAGTCTACTTTATTATTTGGCGTTAATTACTTTGACGCGGTTGCGTCGGCGTCGTGTGCTACTTTGGGGGCAGGGCCTGGGTCCGTTGCACCGTGCACTGAGTCGGTGGCTCGTGCACGGTGCATTGTCCTTCTGTACCGCAGCAAGCTGGAGAGATCCAGGATCATTCGAACTTGCTCGACGCTGGGCTCCAAATTTACCAATGCGCATGGCTGCCGATCCGGTTTGGCAAATGCCAAGTCAAGACTGGGTTGGAGGGGGTGCAATCATTCTGAGTTGGCGGTTGAGTGACCTGTTAGACGCCATACGCTGGCGAACCTTACTTCAGGCCCTGGATGGTCTGGCATCCAGACTTGAAACCTCTGTGTGTTGGATGGCTTTTCATCGGGACCAAGATTCCTCTCTACTCAAGAGGCTCGTTCAGCGACAGTTAGTGCCTCATCGCCTGCTGGCCCGCAGCACAACGATGATTCCACGCTCACCAAATGCGGTTTTTGAACTTGTTAAGACTGCTCGTCTCGTGCTTCCAATGCGTCTACATGCATTGATTTTAGCCCGGCTGTCGGGGTGTCCTATGATCGCCCTGAGCTACGACCCTAAAGTTGAGTCTGCAGCAGCGTTAGCGAAAGTACCTTGTATTCGACTTGACGAACTACCATCTGTCGAAAGTCTGGTTGTTCAATGGGAAAAGGAAGTTGACCGAGAGGTTGAACAGCATGTTATTGACCAGATTCGGTTTAACGCATCAGCCCACAATGATATCCTAGCTCAATGGGTTTGA
- a CDS encoding ABC transporter ATP-binding protein yields the protein MTLTIRAITKKFGDRIVLDHFDLKVGDGECVALLGPSGCGKSTVLRLIAGLDQPDSGIIYIDDNDMTDVPAETRRIGMVFQSYALFPHLNVRENLELGLRLRGKKSRERNSRVNAILEVLQLSQQAHQRPSQLSGGQRQRVALARALLRDPLVYLLDEPMSNLDAQLREELRPELKRLMLGGIHPVVYVTHDQQEAMALADRIAVMCCGRIEQVGTPRELYHYPATTFVAQFIGRPQMNMIKLQQGWTLGIRPEDLRLGSVGLPCQVVSSEWHGASQLLLINCEHGQLRFVCSGEQSIEPEPRVSWSEAAEHHFDNQTGQRLN from the coding sequence ATGACACTCACCATCAGAGCCATCACCAAAAAATTTGGCGACCGAATAGTTTTAGACCATTTCGATCTTAAGGTTGGAGACGGCGAGTGTGTTGCTCTATTAGGTCCGAGCGGCTGTGGCAAAAGTACAGTCCTTCGTCTCATTGCAGGTCTGGATCAACCTGATAGTGGAATCATTTATATCGATGACAATGACATGACTGACGTTCCTGCCGAAACACGGCGGATTGGTATGGTCTTTCAAAGCTACGCACTGTTTCCACACTTGAATGTGCGCGAGAATTTGGAACTTGGTCTGCGCTTACGCGGCAAGAAATCTAGAGAACGAAACAGTCGCGTCAATGCAATTTTAGAAGTACTTCAACTAAGCCAGCAAGCACATCAACGTCCATCACAACTATCGGGAGGCCAGCGACAACGTGTCGCTCTGGCTCGAGCTCTCTTACGCGATCCCTTGGTTTATCTTTTGGATGAACCTATGAGTAATCTAGACGCCCAATTGCGAGAAGAACTGCGTCCAGAACTTAAACGTCTAATGCTCGGTGGTATTCATCCTGTAGTTTATGTAACCCATGACCAGCAAGAAGCTATGGCTTTGGCTGATCGAATTGCTGTGATGTGTTGTGGACGTATTGAGCAAGTTGGTACGCCGAGAGAACTGTATCACTATCCAGCTACTACCTTCGTTGCCCAATTTATCGGGCGGCCTCAGATGAATATGATAAAGTTACAACAGGGCTGGACGTTAGGTATTCGTCCAGAAGATTTACGACTCGGTTCAGTTGGGCTTCCTTGTCAAGTAGTGAGCAGTGAATGGCATGGAGCGAGTCAACTATTACTCATCAATTGTGAACATGGACAGCTCCGGTTTGTTTGTTCCGGAGAACAATCGATTGAACCAGAACCTAGGGTCAGTTGGTCTGAAGCAGCTGAGCATCATTTTGATAATCAAACCGGCCAACGCCTCAATTAG